TTGTTGTTCTCAGGTACAGTATCGTGTCTCCAGATGAGGAGACACAGAAGATCTCGGCCATCGGTCTTCACAATGGCCTCGGCTCCGGCCGGCGACAGTCTCCCGTCAGCGGCGTAAGCTCAGGTGGGGAGGGAACGAGCTCAGGAATGGGATCCGAGCACAACGGAAAGGTCTTCACCAGCGGCAGGAGTCACTTGCGGAGTCGCTTTGTGAAGAAAAACGGCCAGTGCAACATCATCTTCTCCAACATGGAGGACAAGCCGCGGCGGTACCTTGCGGATATCTTCACCACATGCGTGGACATCCGCTGGAGGTACCTGCTGCTGATCTTCTGCTCTGTGTCACTGGCGTCATGGCTCGTCTTCGCAGCCGTCTTCTACATCGCATCTCTTGCTCACGGAGACTTCCATGAAGACGAAGCAAAGGCCCGCAAGCCGTGTCTGCTGCATGTGGAGGGTCTGGTGGGAGCTTTTCTCTTCTCCATGGAGACTCAAACCACCATTGGTTACGGCTGGCGCTGCGTCACGGAGGAATGTCCCGTCGCCATCCTGACGGTGGTGGTTCAGTCCATCCTGGGCTGCGTGCTCGACGCCTTCATGATTGGCACCATGATGGCCAAGATGGCACGGCCCAAGAAGAGGAACCAGACCTTACTGTTCTCTGAGAACGCCGTGATAGCGCTGAGGGACAGAAAGCTGTGCTTGATGTGGCGTGTGGGGAACCTGCGCAGAAGTCACATCGTGGAGGCTCATGTGCGTGCTCAGCTCATACGGCCGCACGTCACAGCGGAGGGCGAGTTCATCCCCCTGGAGCAGACGGATCTGAATGTGGGCTACGACGACGGCACCGACAGACTCTTCCTGGTGTCTCCTCTGGTGCTGGTGCACGAGATCGACGAGGACTCCCCGCTCTGGGGAATGAGCCGAACCGATCTGGAGTCCGAGGACTTTGAGATTGTGGTGATCCTGGAGGGGATGGTTGAGGCCACGGCCATGACCACGCAGGCTCGGAGCTCCTACCTTTCTCGGGAGATCTTGTGGGGTCACCGCTTCGAGCCGGTCATCTTCGAGGAGCGCGACCGCTACCGGGTGGATTACAGCCGCTTCCACAAAACCTACGAGGTGCCGTCCACGCCCGTCTGCAGCGCAAGAGAATTGAGCGAGGTCACCGCCTCGTCCCGTTCTGAGACGCCTGTGAGTCCGTCGCGTTCGCCCAGCGCTTTCTGCTATGAGAATGAGGTGGCGCTGTGCACTGGAGAGGAGGAGGGCGTGCGGGACGAAGAGGACTTTCAGACGTCGCAGGACTCCAGTAATGTGCTGTGCATGTTAGACATGGACGACCCAATTGAGtttgacaatttaaaaacagCCATACCTCTCGATCCACTGACATACAAGAGTGAGTCTGAGATATGACGCAAGTCTTTTGAAGTATCCTGAAAGAGCGGTCACAGCGTGTTAAGCAACAAAATGCAGAGAAAACTTCAAGCTGGTGGAAAGATGAAGTGAACTTTCTCTCTGTGCTGTTTTATTTCGTCTTATGCTGCAGTTCCATCAGACAGAGATGATTTAGATCTAGAACATGCCAGTGCTTCCCACCAGAGATGAGATCTCATTAACATCTTACATATTTCATCTTacacatcaatgagattaactagagagcaaatggaaacttgtATTGAAGTTTCATGTGTGTCTccgatgtttctcctgagaaaacgAAATGTGTCTTTCATTAGAATCATtatgatgtcaacaatgtgtcaaggTCAATGTGTAGAGGTTCTTGGTTAAAGTAAGCAgaactttcaaattttgattaaTGTTAAGTTAAAGTTCGTACCAAATTTTAGCAAGTgcgacttaaatatttaattcttttttcataaaattaagtagaca
This region of Triplophysa dalaica isolate WHDGS20190420 chromosome 7, ASM1584641v1, whole genome shotgun sequence genomic DNA includes:
- the LOC130426243 gene encoding ATP-sensitive inward rectifier potassium channel 12-like, producing MGTNRANRYSIVSPDEETQKISAIGLHNGLGSGRRQSPVSGVSSGGEGTSSGMGSEHNGKVFTSGRSHLRSRFVKKNGQCNIIFSNMEDKPRRYLADIFTTCVDIRWRYLLLIFCSVSLASWLVFAAVFYIASLAHGDFHEDEAKARKPCLLHVEGLVGAFLFSMETQTTIGYGWRCVTEECPVAILTVVVQSILGCVLDAFMIGTMMAKMARPKKRNQTLLFSENAVIALRDRKLCLMWRVGNLRRSHIVEAHVRAQLIRPHVTAEGEFIPLEQTDLNVGYDDGTDRLFLVSPLVLVHEIDEDSPLWGMSRTDLESEDFEIVVILEGMVEATAMTTQARSSYLSREILWGHRFEPVIFEERDRYRVDYSRFHKTYEVPSTPVCSARELSEVTASSRSETPVSPSRSPSAFCYENEVALCTGEEEGVRDEEDFQTSQDSSNVLCMLDMDDPIEFDNLKTAIPLDPLTYKSESEI